CACGGCGGTATTTGATTCTTAAAATAATCAATATTTTATATTCTTGCTTTTTGCCCAACTCAAATATTACTCGGTAATCGCCGATTCGAAAACGATAAAGATCGTTAAAGGGCTGTTTAAGACGTTTGGCAAACCGCAACGGATTTTTCTGATCTGAAAACCAACTCAGCTTATCAATAATTCGGCGGGCGATGTTTTTGTCTAGTAAGGCAAGGTCTTTTAAAGCTGATCGCGTATAAAATACCCGTTCATTCATAATCCCAACATTTTTTCCGCTTCAGCAGTAGTATAAAGATTGCCGCGGTTAACATCTTTTTTGGCTTGGGCGATATCGCGTCGCAAAGTCTCAGTTAAAGATTCTTCGTCTGTTAAAGGCCGTAATTCAAACAGAGGTTGGTTTTTACGCAAAACAATCAAACGTTGATTTTTTTTTCGGGCTTGGTTTGAGATTTTTGCCATATTTTGGCGAAATTCTTTAACCCCAATAAATTTGGTAGTCATATATAAAGCAGTTTAAATATTTAAGTGTACCTTAAGTGTACACTAATACCTTTATTTAATCAAATAAAATTTTTTGAACAAAAAAAGACGCAATCCGCGCCGTTAAGG
The sequence above is drawn from the Candidatus Buchananbacteria bacterium CG10_big_fil_rev_8_21_14_0_10_42_9 genome and encodes:
- a CDS encoding type II toxin-antitoxin system mRNA interferase toxin, RelE/StbE family, translating into MNERVFYTRSALKDLALLDKNIARRIIDKLSWFSDQKNPLRFAKRLKQPFNDLYRFRIGDYRVIFELGKKQEYKILIILRIKYRRDVYG